DNA from Pichia kudriavzevii chromosome 5, complete sequence:
CATCGATAAAAGTGTCCAATATTTCAATCCTGCCAATAGAAATGTGAAATTTCCggaattgaagaatacaCTCATCACCCAAagagaagatattgaacTACTGAAAGAGTTCTATGAATCCAAGGACGTGGATGCACTTGAAATTAACAACAATGTTGTCTatgatattgaatttttatTACTATTGATTATAAACAATGAAGATTTGTTTAAGATCGTTGATGATAGCGTCAAGGTAAATATTCGTGCCTTAATTGATACAGGATTATTACAATTAGTAGTATGTGGTTTATCCCATGAATCCCCTGATGTTCAAGAAATCAGTAGACGTATTATCAGTTCGATTTTATTGACgattgaatttgatttgaaaatgatggaGCTAAAGAGAGAAGGTAAAGGTCCAGAAACTGAAACCGGTGCAAGTGTCTCTACATTCAAAGAGAGATCTGCATTTAAAGTATACCTTGGAAACCTACTGTACACTCTTGAGTTTAAAAAATATGTTCAGATGGAAGAGGGCGTGGTTGAGCCTGTTCCCAAGCTATTCTTTATTTTGCTATCATATTTGGTTCCAGTACTAGCTAATCCAAGCCATTTCCTATATGAGAAATCCTATAGGTATATTCTCAGTGGGTCCAAGTATAGAGactttgaaattccaatGTACAAGACAATCATGGTCAATTTTATGAAGGATGAACATTCAAGCCATGGAGAAAAGAGCGATGATAACGATTATTACAAGGAATTACAGTGGATGCTGAACGCTTTGGGTAATAGCATCACCAGCAACGAAGACTTGAAGACACTGCGTAGAAACGGCgtttttgaagaactcCTCAATCTCTTGAACTCTCCAATGCTGAACACCACAACGGTTGAAAGCATTTTGAATGTTTTCGAGAAGATCATCAAGCTAGAAAACGGAGCCGATACTTTAAACAGGtcttttggatttttgaGCTTTGTTGAACTAAAGAAAGCTTTGTTTGAAGGGTCTAAGGGGAAACTGGGCCAAGAGATGAAGAACCTTGTCATCAAGAGCATCATCAGTAGTGACTGTAATGGCAAGGATAAAAGAAGCAGGGAATGGTGTGAGGATGACTTCAAGCTGATTGTGAAGCGTGTATGCAAATAGACTTAgtataaatataaaatataataataaaatgaaTGCAAGTTATGTAGTTTTTACAGtttataaataaatataaaactATAAATCCAATGTGAACCAAATAGACCAACAAAAAAACCACTGAGgaaatcaatttgaagttgatggCAGATCTACAAGTTTGCCGACAATGTTGtatctctttgaaaagaaagtatACCAATCgttcaaagttttcagttGTTTCTCATTGAGAGAACTGTAATCCCAACTGACTTTTGGATCCACGTCTTCTGCATCAAGGGAACTTTTCCCCAAGGCACGAGATGCATCTTTCCCCACCAACGCATGATATCCTTTGCCTACACCGTacatttttgtatttttagATACGTCAAAGACTGTCCCCATGATGGCGATCCACATGCATTGATTTCGTTCACCATCGCATTGGGCAACCTGTTCGAGAGTGAGAGGAGTGTCCTTTGGGGGATCGAGGTCTACAGGTGTCTTTGGTTCAAAACTAGGAGCCATTGGTGTGGCCAGAGGATATGTATGACGGTATATGTCTCCAAGAAAGAGCTGCAAAAGAACAATGAAGTTTTAAGAATCGCCCAAACCATTGGTGAACTCAACTGacaatttgttttttcacAAACTTCACTCTCACAAATGTCAAATTGAAATGTGAATATTAAAGTCATCACAACTGCTACCTTTTGCCATTGGTACAGGTTTCATTGCTATCATAACTACAAAAACTACAACCAGGTACCCACTACAAACCACGACACTTCGAAGAACTAACAATGAGCAACTTCCTAGTCCGTCTCTGGGACGCCATCTTCCTTCCGGGAACAAACCGTGAACTCGAGCAGGCAACACACGCCTCATTTGCCCTCCTAACTCTCTCCCTTGTATGGATGCTCTACACGAGCAGATCtatccatttcttcaacctccTCGTTATCTCCCTCTGTCTCTGGGCCGCCGTGGCGTGGTTTCTAACCGAACTtaagaaggaaaaggcaAAACTCAAGAGCAACGGCGAACTGCTGGCCGAGCAGGAGGAAACGTCattgtcttcatcgtctCCGTCGTCTCCGTCGTCTCAAACTCCTGCAGACTCTGCAGAATCTGCAGCGATTCCTCCATCAAAGGGGAAAACTACTGGTGCATCGGCCAATTTCAAGGATTGATCTCTGCTAAACTCAGTCGTGTTGAACCAAAGTGAAAACTCTGTAGAAAGTGAGaacaaaattcaacattgtgtgtgtgtgtgtttttttctttcttcatttcttgGTTGTGTTTTCTACCTTGGACAAAAgtgtctttcttttttactTCGTCTCCTCTTGTTTATTCTTCCATAACTTTCTTGTTTATTCTTCCatctctctctctctttctaCTTCTCTATCTCTGTCTGTGTATCGTGTCAGCGCAAAAGTATCAACACCATCCATTTACCCTCCCTATGACACTGAAAACTATCTACATTGCCCGTCACGGATACCGTTCAAACTGGCTGCCGCTTCCGGAACAGATCCCCCCACCAACAGGTATCGACAGCGATCCACCACTTGCACCACACGGTGTCAAACAGGCGCAGGAACTTGCTGGGTTTATCACGAAGGACCTCCCGCAAAAAAATCTGCCCGTGCCTCAGATGATCTTCTCATCTCCGTTCTACAGATGTATCGAAACTATCAACCCCACTGCTGAAGCGCTACATCTACCTATCCAATTAGAGAGAGGATTGGGTGAGTGGTTCAAACCGCATCGGAAGATCGTTCCGGTTCCTGCAGATCATTTGACCCTGCACAAGTTCTTCAATACCGTTCCGAGCGAAATGGATTGGTTGTGGGATACCGTTATTCCAAGTTTAGAAGGTGAAACGGAGGAGGAAATATTCAAGAGATGCCAGGTTTTCTGGTCTAAGTTTATTCCTAAATTTGAGTCGATTTACCCTAATGTGGAATGTATCATTTTGGTGACGCATGCAGCTACAAAGATTGCCTTAGGTATGGCGTTGGCTGGTTATTCAAACGTCCGGGACTTTTTAACAGAAAAAGACGGAGGTGATGGAAAGACCACCAGAATTGGCGGTAGTACGTGTTCACTCGATGGTTATGCCAAGTCCAGCAATGGCGACACTTGGAATTTGTTTATGAATGCAGAAACCAGCTTTTTGAGCTGCGGTGCAGAAATGGACTGGCATTTTGCAACTTCTCAATTCGAAGCTGGTAGTAAAGAAGATATCGAATATCGGAAGAAATTACAGGTGGAACAAGATAAGGCCAATTTGCTGCATGCGAGGCAAAGGAAGCTCTAAAGATGAGGCCCGTAAAATTGATTATACTAGCAATAGTAATCAAAATAACCATAATGATAACATTGACAATAAGGAAAGTGACGAGAATagtgatggtgatggtgatggtgatgatgagtACCAAGATGTTTATGTCAACCTAGTCTTTCCggcatcatcaacatcataTGATCTCAACAATGATCCACTTCACATTCAAAATAGCAATTCCAATCAAAGAGGAAATATGGCATCGAATGAGATCCAAGAATCTATTGACTATAAAAACGAAGCAGGTGTTTCAACAGCAATAAATAAACTCCGTGTATCTGGTTGGGAGAAGGAGACACCCTTGGTGCAAAATAAAAACGATATTCTACAAGGTGAATGGACTAGATTGGTTGGTACAGAGCTTATATTTGACGAAAACGGACAGTATATTGCAACAGTTGACGATCACATCTTACTCCAATACGGACGTTTACAGGAACAGAAGCTTGATAAATCAACCCTTCTAGAAAGAGCACGAAACCTTGCTAAGTAGGTagaggaggaaaagaaagaaaaccTAAAAAAAGAGACTAAGGTAGATGAAGACAGAATGGATGAATCTAAATAGACCTCTACAGTTTGACTTTCCATGTAAAAGTTGGCAGTCTcaatggttttttttctaaaccTCTCTGCCATGATTTATAACCATTGCTAGTATCTATACTCTTTAAAATCCATTTTTCGTCGCTTAAACTTGTATTAAAGCCACGGTATGGTTATTGTCTGGGTCACTTATCGCATACCTAACTTATTGGCCTTCCCCTCATTGGTTTCCGTCCTGCTACATAAAATATAGTAGAACTCTTccaaaaagataaagaatcaaaaaaaaaacccacCTTCGGGGATTGCGTGTTTCCggctatttttttctctt
Protein-coding regions in this window:
- a CDS encoding uncharacterized protein (PKUD0E04510; similar to Saccharomyces cerevisiae YNL108C (YNL108C) and YOR110W (TFC7); ancestral locus Anc_2.169; intron location uncertain); amino-acid sequence: MTLKTIYIARHGYRSNWLPLPEQIPPPTGIDSDPPLAPHGVKQAQELAGFITKDLPQKNLPVPQMIFSSPFYRCIETINPTAEALHLPIQLERGLGEWFKPHRKIVPVPADHLTLHKFFNTVPSEMDWLWDTVIPSLEGETEEEIFKRCQVFWSKFIPKFESIYPNVECIILVTHAATKIALGMALAGYSNVRDFLTEKDGGDGKTTRIGGSTCSLDGYAKSSNGDTWNLFMNAETSFLSCGAEMDWHFATSQFEAGKGSSKDEARKIDYTSNSNQNNHNDNIDNKESDENSDGDGDGDDEYQDVYVNLVFPASSTSYDLNNDPLHIQNSNSNQRGNMASNEIQESIDYKNEAGVSTAINKLRVSGWEKETPLVQNKNDILQGEWTRLVGTELIFDENGQYIATVDDHILLQYGRLQEQKLDKSTLLERARNLAK
- a CDS encoding uncharacterized protein (PKUD0E04490; Pfam Domains: Cyt-b5(9.9e-10)) — encoded protein: MAPSFEPKTPVDLDPPKDTPLTLEQVAQCDGERNQCMWIAIMGTVFDVSKNTKMYGVGKGYHALVGKDASRALGKSSLDAEDVDPKVSWDYSSLNEKQLKTLNDWYTFFSKRYNIVGKLVDLPSTSN
- a CDS encoding uncharacterized protein (PKUD0E04500; similar to Saccharomyces cerevisiae YMR123W (PKR1); ancestral locus Anc_2.415), with amino-acid sequence MSNFLVRLWDAIFLPGTNRELEQATHASFALLTLSLVWMLYTSRSIHFFNLLVISLCLWAAVAWFLTELKKEKAKLKSNGELLAEQEETSLSSSSPSSPSSQTPADSAESAAIPPSKGKTTGASANFKD